The DNA region GTTAGTTTGCGTTGGGGCGCAAAAAAAAAATTAATTAATTTGGGACAACTCGAGGGAAAGCAATCGCCACATTAAACCAATATTTTAGTTTTCAATGCAATAATCGATACAATATTACCAATAAAAGCGTGAATAATCTAGAAAAAATACAACTTTTTTTTCGATAAAGTGTTTAATTAATTCGTTGAAATGCAAAATAATCAACATAAAACAATCTAAAAACCAACATTTAAAACACTGATAAACAATACTTTAACCCAAACTTAATTAAACAATAAAGTCTACCAAGTCTTCAATTTTTGAAATTAATTGGATTTTTATGTTGGTATTTTTAAGAGAAATTTTATTGTATTTGGACACGAAAATGGTTGAGAACCCCAGTTTTTGGGCTTCTAAAATGCGCTGTTCTACACGTTGAACAGGACGAATTTCTCCCGATAGCCCTACTTCGGCCGCAAAACAAAAGTCGCTTGGAAGAGATACATCCTCATTTGAGGAAAGTATAGAGGCCACCACCGCCAAATCGATAGCGGGATCATCAACCGTAATTCCTCCGGTAATGTTTTGAGTGGACGCATGCCTTCTAAAGTCGCAGCAATGGCATTACCCGAAAGTTCTTCTTCTTTTTTGAAATCAATATTTCTGAAGGATTACTTACCTCACGCAAGCCCGAACCCTGCATTTCGTAAATGCCCAATTCGTTGGTAGATCCAAATCGGTTTTTATGGGCTCTTAAAATTCGGAACACATGATTACGGTCCCCTTCGAATTGCAAAACGGTATCGACCATGTGCTCTAAAATTTTAGGTCCGGCAATATGGCCATCTTTGGTAATATGCCCAATTAACAACACAGGCGTAGCGGTTTCTTTGGCAAATTTTATCAACTCGGTGGTGCATTCCTTAATTTGAGAGATGCTTCCTGAAGACGATTCGATATAATCGCTATGAAGTGTTTGAATGGAATCAACAATAACAATTTCGGGCTCTAAAGCTTCAATTTGCTTGAATATGTTTTGTGTTTTCGTTTCGGTTAAAATGTAACAATTGTTGTTATCTGGGTTGATGCGTTCGGCACGCATTTTAATTTGCTTTTGGCTTTCCTCGCCCGAAACATAAAGGGTTTTATAAGGTAGTTTTAACGACACCTGAAGCGACAGTGTACTTTTACCAATTCCGGGTTCACCGCCCAAAAGCGTTAAGGAACCGGGCACAATACCACCACCAAGCACACGGTTAAATTCGGCATCGAACGTATTTAGCCTGGGTTCGCTCGACACATCAATTTCATTAATTTTTAACGGAACGGCTTTTCGTTTTACGCTTGATGTTGGCGACTTCCAATCCGATTGACTCGGTTTTTCAACCAGTTCTTCCACAATGGTATTCCACTCTTTACAGGCATTGCATTGCCCCTGCCATTTAGAATATTGCGTACCGCAGTTTTGACAAAAGAAAGTCGTTTTTACCTTGGCCATAGTTTTTATTGAAATTGAATACAGATATTTTAAAAGCCGAAATCTTGTTTTATTAAATCGGCGCGCTCCAACACCTCATCTTTGGTAATTCCGCCTATTTCTTCTAAAGTGTAAGCCGATTGATAGGTGCGCATCGCCTTTTTGGGCTCGCCACCTTCTTCGTAAAAACGACCTAAATAATAACCGCCCAACAAGGTTTCTGGGTACGCTTTTCTGGCCATTTTACCCAATTCTTCATAATACTCGAAACGCTCGTTTTTTTCAATAGCCGCAGCGACAGCCTTAAAATCGTTGATTAAAATAGGCTTTTCAATTCCGAACAATTCTTTAATCGTTTGGTATTTGTTCTGAAGATAAAGCACGGGGGAATCTTCCAACTCTAAAATCACTTCTTTGTATTCCTTTTTGGAAATGGGTTGAAACACTTTAAAGATGCCTTCAATGGCGCTAGGTATAGCATGCGTTGGCACCGAATAGTGCGATGGATTTTCAAAACTGTCGAAACGGTACACCAAATTTTCATTTTCCAAAGCTGAAATATCGGAATCCAAAGCCTGCGTCATTTGTAGAATGGATTCGGAATTATTTTTGGTATTCGCCAAATAATAAAAAGTTTTTGTTGGCGTTTTGCCCAACACATCGGGGATATAATCCAGCATATTGGGTGCCAATTGCGGACTCACCACCACATAAGCCTGAAACAGCGCATTGGGCTTCAACAAATAATAATTGATGAAATTGG from Tamlana crocina includes:
- a CDS encoding alpha/beta hydrolase-fold protein codes for the protein MKKSVIFILLLCASFSINAQVKYETFQSSKLGEERQIKIQLPRGYNSNDDKAYPIFVVLDGDYMFEAVAGNVDYFSYWEDMPEAIVVGVNQYGKRFDDTLYSEQNSLPIETGAAFFEFIGMELMPYLEKNFRVGNFKIAVGHGETANFINYYLLKPNALFQAYVVVSPQLAPNMLDYIPDVLGKTPTKTFYYLANTKNNSESILQMTQALDSDISALENENLVYRFDSFENPSHYSVPTHAIPSAIEGIFKVFQPISKKEYKEVILELEDSPVLYLQNKYQTIKELFGIEKPILINDFKAVAAAIEKNERFEYYEELGKMARKAYPETLLGGYYLGRFYEEGGEPKKAMRTYQSAYTLEEIGGITKDEVLERADLIKQDFGF